TGCTTCAACTCAACTTCCCCACTTTTCTAAAGAGAATCAGTCCTTGCACAGTCAGAAGTAGAAGACAGCTGGAAAGCCAGGCACCAGATTTGAGAGCAAGTGGCAAGAATCTGAGCCTTCAGATCTTCCTGCCTCGTGGACCATGGGTCCTTTAAAATCTTTCTAGAATAAAAACTGTAATACACCCTAACTATTCCTCATTATTTTTGAAGGGACAAGGTAAGCAAGAACGAAGTTGAAGCATTTAAATCTCCAAGAGCTAttcttttgttttccaaatttgGATTTAGTATACCAACTTCAAAAGTTAGGTTCAACCCAAtctatcaatttctggccattttctcttcccatccccaccccaaccctagTCCCCAGGATCATATCAGATAGACCAGTCCATGGGGAGAATTCTGTTCCAATTTCATCTTCATATTGTGCCCTTCATTGTTTCTTTCTGGAAAACTTCCAGGAGACTCTTCAGAAAAGTTGGTATGTTGCCAGTTGTGGTTTGGTTGCATGGCTGTTCACAGGAAAAAAACTGTGGAGGTAAATGTTAAAGTGAATGGATCCACATGGAACATAGTAACCACAAGAACCATCCTTCCCAGAGCCTATTGAGGGTATGAGGTGTCTGTAGGAAGAGAATATAGGCAACATGGGCTTTGAACATAAATGGGCAGGGAGAGTTAGGGTTAGCATTCTGTAGACAGTATAGGTccactgacttctctctctctctctctcttcctctctctatctctctcatcaaatGCTCTTAAATCTCCTAATCAGAAGAAGTATTTTGGGGTACTCTCTgatgtttaaatttttatattgtcttttttagtttttctttccaaGGTTATTTTATAGTCCAGTGACTTAAGAGCAGACTTGGAGGACACACATACCTGAGTTCAAATTTCAGTGTTGCCACTAATTATATATGTACTCTTGCTACCTGGAAGATGGAACAGTAGCTGGAGCTCTGGACttaacaagcatgaggtccagagttggatctccagcactgcatgcaccagagtgatgatatttctctctcttccattctcgTGAGTAAACAAGTCTTTAAGAAGTATGTGATCTTCAGTCAGTTAATCAACCACACTGAGCTTTAGTTTTCTCCTCTATAAAGTGAAGGTAATAAATCTAGCAGTTTTCCCAAAGATAAGTATTTCAATAAAATAGTATATATTAAGGACATATAACTCTGTCATAGATAATAGAATTAAATAGTCAAGCAAAAGGTTTTCCACCTTCTGTGATCTTGTGGAGATGTTTATAACATAAAGATTCACCTCGCTTCTACCCCTGGACTAGCTATATTGCTGAATAAGAGAAAATGCCAATGGGCATTTAAGGCAAATGCCAAGACTCCACCTTACTAGAGTTGTACATTCCCTTAAACACCTCCTTAACCAATCAAACAGCAAATCTTTAACTTACAGGCCACAAATCCACAAGGTTAGCAAATTGAATTTCTAGGATAACTTAGTAATAGGTGTGTTGTAGCCCCAATTTTCTAGATTTTAGCTTCTAATTATAATTATGATGCATTCTTTAATTATTCAACAGCTAGACAAAAGTGAGTGGTTATATACGTGTCTTTTCAAACTACAGGGAGTGATAGGCTTATTAGGAACAGAACTCATTTTAATGCTATTGTtgattaaatttcttttaaaaaatttttaaattgtctttacttatttattgcatagaggcagccagaaatcaagaaggaagagggagggagagagagagagagacagagacagagagacacctgcaaaagggcttcaccactcacaaagctttccccctgcaggtaggggaccaaAGGCTCTAACCTAAGTCTtcgtgcattgtagcatgtgtgctcaaccaggtgtgccaccagccggccccttGAGTAAATTTCTTGGACATTCCTTACAAACCTAGAACAACCAGTTCCAACGTCATCACTCTTTCTCATTCAGATCAAGTTGTTATCAACACTCACGTAAAAATAACTAAGTAGAACAAATCACAAATAGAAACAAACTCACTTGACATTTGTTGCTCTTTAGCACTCCAATTATTTTTCTCAACTTATATAAAGCCGAGTGGAAACTTGTTTCCGTTGCATTAATCATCTGTGAAAGACCCTCCTGGAAGCATGGTGTGGTACAGTTATCCTGGTAAAGAATGCAattgatgaaaaagaaaaaaaaaaaaaaagaaacagacgtTTGATTAGATGAAGAAGTACAAAAGAAATAcctgtagaaactattttatttaactACTGCAACCTAACTGGCATTCTTTTTAGATGGGCCTCTTGCCAACCTCGGAAATGATCTTCAATGTGAGGTAATTTTTACATAGTGAAATTTCCTGGAGATTTGCAGGATCCTGGAAATGGTGCTATAGAGCCTAATAGACAGTTCTGAGGCTCCTTTTTAAAACAGTAATCCCTGCTCCAAAAGTGTAAAACTGGGTTTGCAATTATCAAGAAAGGAAAAGTCTTTTCACATCAGCTTGATGGGGAATGCCACTTGACCACAGGCAGTGTTTTAACAGTGACTAAAATCATGGATTATAAacttggggtggtggtggactGAGTTATAAATGCATGGTCCTCCCTCACCAGATGCCTAATGGACTGTAATAAGATGTGATGTTTAGCCTTAGCTAGACAATCTTCTACTATTTTTCTAGGCCTTATATATGAGAGCAAAGCTAGGCTTCCTAGATAAGAGCCTCCTCCCAAACTTAACCTGAAGATTCTaccagccttttctttttctctgctgaAGTGGAGAATAAACCACTGGGATCCCTTTTCATTTCCCTCTATCCACAACCTCAGGCACTGTCTTCCCCAGGGACAACATCCAGACCTTGCAGATAGTTATCCAAAATCAgctaaatagaaaggaagaaaggagggggaaaggcACAACAAAAAGACAGTTTGTGCCAGAAGAAAGAATTGTTTATAGTTTTGCATCTCTAACATTATTTGGAAAATACGGAATAGATTAGAAATATTTGTGACATCAGCTGTATTTGTGATATTCTTAGTTCTAGTCTGATTTAGTTGTAACACTAATATAGCCAGATGTTCAAGACTGTTTTTAAATTACTGAAAAGTATTAAATTTTCTCAAGGAGCATAAAGCCAACTATGAAAAAATGTATATGGTATAGAATTTCAAGACcctcattttaaaagaaaatactaatcTGTAACAATTACAATAATGCAACACTTTCTTATCTAAGCTATCAAAGAAAGtgattattttttacttaagaactTAAAAAGCAAGACTACGATTATGTTCTTTTATTGTACTTACAGTAGGGATGGGAAGACATAAACAATCAGTCACCTGCAAACGAGAAATTTCAAAGTGAAGATCCCAGATGGTGAGAATTAAAATCAGTTTGGAAAGTTCTCAAAAAACTTCTACTCACATTGGTGCTGCAGCTGCATTTTGGAGGATGTTCctaaagcaaatagaaagacaagAACCCTTATGGGTTATACATTGTTTATCTTCCTAGAGTTCCCTTGAGCTGCCTGACTGTTGTCCAATCTACATCTTACCTTCAGTGTGTTGATGAGGTGATTGGTATATAAAATTCCTTGCCTGGTCAAGCACACCTTACCAGCCACAGAGAAGAAGAGCAGGGCAGATGTAAGGACCACAGGCAGAAGCATCTTGACACAGGGCTGGAAGTTCACCTGAACATGCCTTCAAATTGAGCTGTATTTAAAGCTCCCTTGCACACATGGAAAAAACCCCTTTACATCAAACTGATACTAAGGACTTTTTTTCTCTGTAAGTTTGGGTCACTTGAcattgaaaaaatatatgtatatatcaaacTGAGTCACTTGGCAAAAATGGGTTTACATTGTGCCAGGAAATGTCATTCCTCAGTAAAGATACTTTTCACAAAGATCGGTACAGAGATGCCATAGGAAAAGTtaatgatcttaaaaaaaaaaatagcttaaaaAAACAGAGATTCTGTTTGTGAGGGTTAGAATACTTTCCATGAAAGCATAGGTCTGTATTTTCCCTTATTCACGTTATTGGAAATGCTGATATAATAGTAGGCCACAGGTGTGATAGTGATGGGGGTGTGATGGGGGAGGATGAGAGAACACAGAATAACGGATTTTGCTTGTCAGGGTTTTTGCTACTTTGCAAGCTCAGGCTAGTCACTGTAACCTCAAGCTTACTACACTTTATTCCCAAATCTTAGTggtcttcatgcctgagaccagATTATCTACTGAATCCAAATGCATCTTTGTATAAATACTCCTTTGAGCAAGTATCTGAAAAAGAACCTTTTCAACTGTAATagtatagttataaaaatatatatacatgcaacccatatatatatttttcccctcaaGTCTGAGTGCTTATTACAACTGGTCTTGAGGATACTTTAGCATTTCTAGGGAACTTACATAGCTCTACGCAACATCAAGTAAATGTGCTTGACATAAAATAATAActaatatttattgagtacttACTATACAACACAGTCACAACTCTGATCCCTATATAGTAATCAAGTCATGTAATATATATACTCAGCAGATGAATGGATACAAATTTATCATCTCAATAATACCTTTTAAAATATCTGTATCTTAATCCCTGACCACTGATTGGTTGTTTTTATCACTATGAACCAGAATATATTCCTGTTTCCCTTGCAAGTTAGGAACTGTGATTATTCTCATTATTTCATAGACCAAGAAACTGAGATACAGTTAGGCAACCAATTTTCTCAAAGATACATgcaacccatatatatatatatatatatattttttttttttttcccctcaagtcCATAAATCTGGCTTCCAGGTTGAGCTATCAGtcctcttgctctccctctttgGTAACGTTTTTTGGTCTTTATCGCTTTTCAGAATTTATAGACCAGGAACATTATGGTTCTAGTTCATCCTGAGATCTTCTGCCTTTAGGAAGGTTTTTGGGAAACATTGGCTACCTGTAAATGTTTGTtgaattaaaacattaatttgaatAAGAGTTTTGAAATAATAAGAAAGACTCCTATAAACTGAGACATTTTAATGTTTGTAATCTTGTTTCTAGGATATTTACTTagaactgcattttttttttagttattattggctagagacagagataaattgaaacgggaggaagagctagagagggaaagagacagagagacatctgaagcactgtttcaccacttgtgaagttctccccctgATGGTAGGGAccaaggaattgaacccaggtccttgtgcactgtaatgtgtacatttaatgaggtgcaccactgcctggccgcaGAGCTGCATGTGCTTAAGAAACTATATTTTCTGGAAGCTGGGCTATGGCAAACCcaatagaacacacatgttatagtgcacaaggacctaggttcaagtggtgaagcagtgctgcaaagtcTCTTGctgttcctctctgtttccctttctgtctcactttctctctgtctctgcccccaaataagaaaaaaatgcaacTACTGAATATATCTTTTACATTATACATACTAAGCAAATAGAAGTTCTTTTACTTATATTTTGAGTCATAGTACACTAACGAACCAACTAGTAAGATTTTCTTACTACTTCTGTAAGATTCTGTGACAATACTGATTTTTCTCATTGCAAATGTGATGACGGATCAGTGTTAGACTATtctctggagtgtgtgtgggggggattttGGTGGCAAACAGGTTAAAAatgaagttgattttttttcttatt
The DNA window shown above is from Erinaceus europaeus chromosome 2, mEriEur2.1, whole genome shotgun sequence and carries:
- the IL9 gene encoding interleukin-9; protein product: MLLPVVLTSALLFFSVAGKVCLTRQGILYTNHLINTLKEHPPKCSCSTNVTDCLCLPIPTDNCTTPCFQEGLSQMINATETSFHSALYKLRKIIGVLKSNKCQFFSCEQPCNQTTTGNIPTFLKSLLEVFQKETMKGTI